A portion of the Rhodopseudomonas sp. BAL398 genome contains these proteins:
- the ppsR gene encoding transcriptional regulator PpsR — protein MAAKPVQPDITLLLDMDGVIRDATLSSAMANESVDGWLGRAWTDVAGDSGGDKVRRMVEDARSSGISAFRQINQRFPSGVEIPMEFTTMLLGDRAGMLAVGKNLQAVTELHARLIAAQQTMERDYWRLREIETRYRLVFDASNEAVVIVSASDLRIVEANRAAVEALSASERRNEDLAGREILQDVALQDREVVREMLARVRARGKALSILVHLGQDAKPWMLRGSLMSSESGQVFLLQFTAAAVAARGGDHDEQATLKGLIDRVPDGFVALDAAGIIRHANQAFLDIVQIGSKGSVIGETLARWLSQPGADLSVLLSNLQRYKTVRLFSTVIHGELGSETEVEISAVAGDGGDQNYIGVLMRNISRRLSSTGEGDSLRAALGPISEQLGRSSLRKLVKNTVSIVEQHYVKEALEASRGNRTATAELLGLSRQSLYAKLNRYGLEDREPESQDGSED, from the coding sequence ATGGCTGCGAAACCAGTTCAGCCGGACATCACCCTCCTTTTGGATATGGACGGGGTGATCCGTGACGCGACATTGTCCTCCGCCATGGCCAACGAAAGCGTGGATGGTTGGCTCGGCCGGGCCTGGACCGACGTTGCTGGAGACAGCGGCGGCGATAAGGTTCGGCGCATGGTTGAGGATGCGAGGTCGAGCGGCATTTCTGCCTTCCGCCAGATCAATCAGCGCTTTCCAAGCGGCGTCGAAATTCCGATGGAATTCACCACGATGTTGCTGGGCGATCGCGCCGGCATGCTCGCGGTTGGCAAGAATCTTCAGGCCGTGACCGAACTGCACGCGCGCCTGATCGCCGCCCAGCAGACCATGGAGCGCGATTATTGGCGGCTTCGTGAAATCGAGACCCGCTACCGGCTTGTCTTTGACGCCTCCAACGAAGCGGTGGTGATCGTCTCCGCATCCGACCTGCGGATCGTCGAGGCCAATCGCGCCGCCGTGGAGGCGCTCAGCGCGTCCGAGCGACGAAATGAAGATTTGGCCGGGCGCGAAATACTCCAGGACGTGGCGTTGCAGGACCGCGAGGTGGTCCGCGAGATGCTGGCCCGCGTCCGCGCGCGCGGCAAGGCGCTGAGTATTCTCGTGCATCTTGGCCAGGACGCCAAACCGTGGATGCTGCGCGGTTCGTTGATGTCGTCCGAATCCGGGCAGGTGTTCTTGCTGCAGTTCACGGCGGCGGCGGTTGCCGCGCGGGGCGGCGATCATGACGAGCAGGCGACCCTCAAGGGCCTGATCGATCGTGTCCCCGATGGTTTCGTGGCGCTGGACGCCGCGGGCATCATCCGTCACGCCAACCAGGCGTTCCTGGACATCGTGCAGATCGGCTCCAAAGGTTCGGTGATCGGCGAGACATTGGCGCGCTGGTTGTCGCAACCCGGCGCGGATCTGAGCGTGCTGTTGTCGAATCTGCAGCGCTACAAGACCGTGCGGCTGTTCTCGACGGTGATCCACGGCGAACTCGGCAGCGAGACCGAGGTCGAGATTTCCGCTGTCGCCGGCGATGGCGGCGACCAGAATTATATCGGGGTGCTGATGCGGAATATTTCGCGCCGGCTGTCCTCGACGGGCGAGGGCGATTCATTGCGGGCTGCGCTTGGACCGATCAGCGAACAGCTCGGACGCTCGTCGCTGCGCAAGCTGGTCAAGAATACGGTGAGCATCGTCGAGCAACATTACGTCAAAGAAGCCCTCGAGGCGTCCCGCGGCAACCGGACCGCGACAGCGGAGTTGTTGGGACTTAGCCGGCAGAGTCTTTATGCCAAGCTGAACCGGTACGGCCTCGAAGACCGGGAGCCGGAATCCCAGGACGGCTCTGAGGATTGA
- a CDS encoding c-type cytochrome yields MVRKFLTFMALTAAGALSIGTASAQDPSAGGDAAKGAIVFKQCMTCHRIGPDAKNLVGPALTGVIGRQSGTAPGFNYSELNKHAGEAGLVWTNALVYEYLPDPNAFLKKFLTDKGHADEAKGSTKMTFKLADEQKRKDVIAYLDTFSKK; encoded by the coding sequence GTGGTTCGTAAATTTCTCACATTTATGGCTTTGACGGCCGCCGGCGCTTTGTCGATTGGCACGGCTTCGGCCCAGGATCCTTCCGCAGGTGGCGATGCCGCCAAGGGTGCGATCGTGTTCAAGCAGTGCATGACCTGCCACCGCATCGGTCCCGATGCCAAGAACTTGGTCGGCCCGGCTTTGACCGGCGTGATCGGCCGGCAGTCCGGAACCGCACCGGGCTTCAACTATTCCGAGCTCAACAAGCATGCCGGCGAGGCCGGGCTGGTTTGGACCAATGCGCTGGTCTACGAGTACCTGCCCGATCCCAACGCCTTCCTGAAGAAGTTCCTGACCGACAAGGGTCACGCGGATGAGGCCAAGGGCTCGACCAAGATGACCTTCAAGCTCGCCGACGAGCAGAAGCGCAAGGACGTCATCGCCTATCTCGACACGTTCTCGAAGAAGTAA
- a CDS encoding TspO/MBR family protein — MVVASKSFWKPVVIAAAAATFVGALGATLTDTGPWYQRLQKPWWQPPDWLFGPAWTLIFALAAMSAIYAWRGTRTTSQREWVIGLFALNGFLNIVWSTLFFAARRPDWALVEVPLLWLSILIAIAAFWRMSRAASYYLLPYLLWVTFAAYLNWTVVQLNAPFDLG; from the coding sequence ATGGTTGTTGCAAGCAAGAGTTTTTGGAAGCCCGTCGTGATCGCGGCGGCGGCGGCGACCTTTGTGGGCGCGCTCGGCGCGACCCTGACCGACACCGGGCCATGGTATCAGCGGCTGCAGAAGCCATGGTGGCAGCCGCCGGACTGGTTGTTCGGTCCGGCCTGGACGTTGATCTTCGCGCTGGCGGCGATGTCGGCGATCTATGCCTGGCGTGGCACCCGGACCACGAGCCAGCGCGAATGGGTGATCGGCCTGTTCGCCCTCAACGGCTTTCTGAACATCGTCTGGAGCACGTTGTTCTTCGCGGCGCGGCGGCCGGATTGGGCCTTGGTCGAAGTGCCGTTGCTGTGGCTGTCGATCCTGATTGCGATCGCGGCGTTCTGGCGGATGTCGCGCGCCGCGAGCTACTATCTTCTGCCCTATCTCCTGTGGGTGACCTTCGCCGCCTATCTCAACTGGACCGTGGTGCAGCTGAACGCGCCGTTCGACCTGGGATGA
- a CDS encoding geranylgeranyl diphosphate reductase: MTEKSDIYDTVIIGGGPAGATAAHDLAESGRRVVLLDRAGRIKPCGGAIPPRAIRDFAIPDHMIVAKIKAARMVSPSDVEVDMPIDGGYVGMVDREFFDEWLRSRAAEAGAERRTGLFKRYERDESGVNTVHYDERAADGTMREASVRTRALIGADGAVSAVARQFLPGDDRVPYVFAYHEIIRAPQQSPTVKYDSQRCDVYYQGTVSPDFYGWVFPHGDTVSVGTGSMMKGFSLRDSVGELRKAAGLDEVETIRKEGAPIPLHPLPRWDDGHSVLLAGDAAGVVAPASGEGIYYAMLGGRLAAEAVDEFLATADAKALKLARKRFMRANGSVFRILGLMQWYWYSNDKRREQFVNICRDRDVQKLTWDAYMNKKLVRAKPIAHVRIFFKNLAHMTGLASV, translated from the coding sequence ATGACCGAGAAATCCGACATTTACGATACAGTCATTATCGGCGGCGGCCCTGCGGGTGCAACCGCGGCGCACGACCTGGCCGAATCCGGCCGCCGAGTCGTTCTGCTCGATCGGGCCGGGCGCATCAAGCCGTGCGGCGGCGCAATCCCGCCGCGCGCGATCCGCGATTTCGCGATTCCCGATCATATGATCGTCGCCAAGATCAAGGCGGCGCGGATGGTGTCGCCGTCCGATGTCGAAGTCGATATGCCGATCGATGGCGGCTATGTCGGCATGGTCGACCGCGAATTCTTCGACGAATGGCTGCGCAGCCGCGCCGCGGAAGCCGGCGCCGAGCGGCGCACCGGGCTGTTCAAGCGCTATGAGCGCGACGAGAGCGGCGTCAACACAGTGCATTATGACGAGCGCGCGGCCGACGGCACGATGCGTGAGGCCAGCGTGCGGACCCGCGCGCTGATCGGCGCCGATGGCGCGGTCTCCGCGGTGGCTCGGCAGTTCCTGCCCGGCGACGATCGGGTGCCCTATGTGTTCGCCTATCACGAGATCATCCGCGCGCCGCAACAATCCCCGACGGTCAAATATGACAGCCAGCGCTGCGACGTTTACTATCAGGGCACGGTGTCGCCGGATTTCTACGGCTGGGTGTTTCCGCATGGTGACACCGTCAGCGTCGGCACCGGCTCGATGATGAAGGGCTTCTCGCTGCGCGATTCGGTCGGCGAATTGCGCAAGGCCGCCGGTCTCGACGAGGTCGAGACCATCCGCAAGGAAGGCGCGCCGATCCCATTGCATCCGTTGCCGCGATGGGACGACGGACACAGCGTGCTGCTGGCTGGCGATGCCGCTGGCGTGGTGGCGCCGGCGTCGGGCGAGGGCATCTATTATGCGATGCTGGGTGGGCGTCTGGCGGCGGAGGCTGTCGATGAGTTCCTCGCAACCGCGGATGCAAAGGCGCTGAAGCTTGCCCGCAAGCGCTTCATGCGGGCCAACGGCTCGGTGTTCCGGATTCTCGGACTGATGCAGTGGTACTGGTATTCCAACGACAAGCGCCGCGAACAATTCGTCAATATCTGCCGCGATCGCGACGTGCAGAAACTGACGTGGGACGCTTACATGAACAAGAAGCTGGTGCGCGCCAAGCCCATTGCCCATGTGCGAATCTTCTTTAAAAACCTCGCGCATATGACGGGGTTGGCATCGGTCTGA
- a CDS encoding BCD family MFS transporter: MNPTAVKPLSWLGIVRMGLVQTGLGAIVVLTTSTLNRVMVVELALPAMLPGALVAIHYALQVFRPAWGHGSDLGARRTPWIVGGMAVLAIGGFLAAVATAWMTTQPLFGITLAIAAFGLIGVGVGAAGTSLLVLLAKRTDDKRRAAAATIVWVMMIAGFIVTTGVAGQLLDPFSPTRLVVVSGCVSLVAMVLTVIGVWGIEGRGVAVTSAAPEPPQPGQKSSFRAAFAEVWAEPQARRFAIFVFVSMLAYSAQDLILEPFAGAVFGFTPGETTKLSGIQHGGTLLGMALVPLIGAVFPKSRGNLPIWTVGGCVASAIALLCLAAAALIGPSWPLRQTVFMLGVTNGAYAVAAIGSMMALVSAGGEKREGVRMGLWGAAQAIAFGIGGFVGTLASDVARQILSSPTLSYAVVFASEAGLFLVSAVMAVWVHRAQVKDRRHQADTVNLSTAAVAGG; this comes from the coding sequence ATGAACCCGACAGCGGTGAAGCCGCTCTCCTGGCTTGGCATCGTGCGGATGGGGCTGGTGCAGACCGGCCTCGGCGCCATCGTCGTCCTCACCACCTCGACCCTGAACCGGGTGATGGTGGTCGAACTGGCGCTGCCGGCAATGCTGCCCGGCGCCTTGGTGGCGATCCACTACGCACTCCAGGTGTTTCGTCCGGCCTGGGGGCATGGCTCCGATCTCGGCGCGCGACGAACCCCGTGGATCGTCGGCGGCATGGCGGTGCTGGCGATCGGTGGATTTCTGGCAGCGGTGGCGACCGCGTGGATGACCACGCAGCCCTTGTTCGGAATTACGCTGGCGATCGCCGCGTTCGGCCTGATCGGCGTCGGCGTCGGCGCCGCCGGCACCTCGCTGCTGGTGCTGCTGGCCAAACGTACCGACGACAAGCGGCGCGCGGCAGCGGCGACCATCGTCTGGGTGATGATGATCGCCGGATTCATCGTCACCACCGGCGTCGCCGGTCAATTGCTCGATCCGTTCTCGCCGACCCGGCTGGTCGTGGTTTCGGGATGCGTGTCGCTGGTCGCGATGGTTCTGACCGTCATCGGCGTCTGGGGCATCGAGGGCCGCGGCGTTGCGGTGACCTCCGCTGCCCCGGAGCCGCCGCAGCCCGGGCAAAAATCCTCGTTCCGGGCCGCTTTCGCGGAAGTCTGGGCCGAGCCGCAGGCGCGGCGCTTCGCGATCTTCGTGTTCGTGTCGATGCTGGCCTATAGCGCGCAGGATCTGATCCTGGAGCCCTTCGCCGGCGCGGTGTTCGGCTTTACGCCCGGCGAAACCACCAAGCTCTCCGGCATCCAGCATGGCGGCACCTTGCTGGGCATGGCGCTGGTGCCGCTGATCGGCGCGGTGTTTCCGAAATCACGCGGCAATCTGCCGATCTGGACCGTCGGCGGCTGCGTCGCCTCGGCGATCGCGCTGCTCTGCCTGGCGGCCGCGGCGCTGATCGGCCCGTCCTGGCCGCTGCGCCAAACTGTGTTCATGCTCGGCGTCACCAACGGCGCCTATGCGGTGGCGGCGATCGGATCGATGATGGCGCTGGTCAGCGCCGGCGGCGAGAAACGAGAAGGCGTGCGGATGGGATTGTGGGGCGCCGCACAGGCGATCGCCTTCGGCATCGGCGGCTTCGTCGGCACCCTCGCCAGCGATGTCGCCCGGCAGATCCTGTCGTCGCCGACGCTGTCCTACGCGGTGGTGTTCGCCAGCGAAGCGGGGCTGTTCCTGGTGTCGGCGGTCATGGCGGTCTGGGTTCATCGGGCCCAGGTCAAGGACCGACGACATCAAGCTGACACCGTCAATTTATCCACAGCAGCTGTTGCCGGAGGTTGA
- the chlG gene encoding chlorophyll synthase ChlG — MSNSMALRPAPSAVLEVLHPITWFPPMWAFACGVVSSGVPISQRWPEVIAGIVLCGPLLVATSQVVNDWFDRHVDAINEPNRPIPSGRIPGRWGLYLSFLWTGASLLLASQLGAWVFGAAVLGLVLAWFYSMPPLRLKQNGWLGNGACAISYEGFAWFTGAAVMIGGLPAWWIVTLALLYSAGAHGIMTLNDFKSIEGDIKTGVGSLPVKLGVDNAARVTCAVMAIPQLIVIALLLAWQRPIQGGIVGLVLAVQLVLMVRFLRAPVERATWFSGLGVALYVIGMMASAVAVSSFGVPA, encoded by the coding sequence ATGAGTAACAGCATGGCCCTGCGGCCGGCCCCCTCCGCGGTGCTCGAGGTGCTGCACCCGATCACCTGGTTTCCGCCGATGTGGGCGTTCGCCTGCGGCGTGGTCTCGTCCGGCGTGCCGATCTCGCAGCGCTGGCCGGAAGTGATCGCCGGCATCGTGCTGTGCGGGCCGCTGCTGGTGGCCACCAGCCAGGTCGTCAACGACTGGTTCGATCGCCATGTCGACGCCATCAACGAGCCGAACCGGCCGATTCCCTCAGGTCGCATTCCCGGCCGCTGGGGGTTGTATCTCTCTTTCCTGTGGACCGGCGCGTCGCTGCTGCTCGCCAGCCAACTCGGCGCCTGGGTGTTCGGCGCGGCCGTGCTCGGCCTGGTGCTGGCCTGGTTCTATTCGATGCCGCCGCTGCGGCTGAAGCAGAATGGCTGGCTCGGCAACGGCGCCTGCGCCATCAGCTATGAGGGCTTTGCCTGGTTTACCGGCGCGGCCGTGATGATCGGCGGCCTGCCGGCCTGGTGGATCGTGACGCTCGCGCTGCTCTACAGCGCCGGCGCGCACGGCATCATGACCCTCAACGACTTCAAGTCGATCGAGGGCGACATCAAGACCGGCGTCGGCTCGCTGCCGGTCAAGCTCGGGGTCGACAACGCCGCGCGCGTCACCTGCGCGGTGATGGCGATCCCGCAGCTGATCGTGATTGCACTTCTGCTGGCATGGCAACGTCCGATCCAGGGCGGCATCGTCGGCCTGGTGCTGGCGGTGCAACTCGTCTTGATGGTGCGGTTCCTGCGGGCGCCGGTCGAGCGGGCGACGTGGTTCTCGGGCCTCGGCGTTGCGCTCTATGTCATCGGCATGATGGCGAGCGCGGTTGCCGTCTCATCCTTCGGAGTCCCAGCATGA
- the ppsR gene encoding transcriptional regulator PpsR, whose protein sequence is MQVFKSPKESLGDLGALSAAKLIAAATDVALVVDGQGVIRDVAFNKDELSLELDGQGRWLGSRFVEIVTSDTQPKVRELLHEATSKDASNWRQVNHPSPRGEDIPIMYSAINIDRQDHLVVVGRDLRQLAAMQQRLINAQQSMERDYIRLRHAETRYRLLFQVSAEAVMIVDAASELVVDANPATLALFDVSAPQMLNSSMASHFAAADQQAVLNLLADVRSSGRDGRARVRLANEGRGCDLSASLFRQENAALFLVRLASSDSLPEGAFAKATSVLVRYFEAAADGLVITQFDGRVVRANLAFLEMAQLGSAEQSRGEPLDRWLGRTGVDLSVALANLRQNGSIKLFSTVMRGEYGAIAEVEVSAVAVADSDDKPCFGFAIRNVEKRLSSATSSKRELPRSVAQLTELIGRVPLRDLVRETTDVIEKLSIEAALELTGDNRASAADMLGLSRQSLYVKLRRYGLAEHAPEGEAADE, encoded by the coding sequence GTGCAAGTGTTCAAATCTCCGAAGGAGTCGCTGGGGGATCTCGGTGCTCTGTCCGCTGCCAAGCTGATTGCCGCGGCGACCGATGTCGCGCTGGTGGTCGACGGACAGGGCGTGATCCGGGACGTGGCGTTTAACAAGGACGAGCTGTCTCTCGAACTGGACGGGCAGGGCCGTTGGCTCGGCTCGCGATTCGTGGAAATCGTGACGTCGGACACCCAACCGAAGGTCCGTGAGCTGTTGCACGAGGCAACCTCCAAGGATGCTTCGAACTGGCGTCAGGTCAATCATCCCTCGCCGCGGGGCGAGGACATTCCGATCATGTATTCGGCGATCAATATCGACCGCCAAGATCACCTCGTCGTGGTCGGGCGCGATTTGCGCCAGCTCGCGGCGATGCAGCAGCGTTTGATCAATGCGCAGCAATCAATGGAGCGGGACTATATCCGGCTGCGCCACGCCGAAACCCGCTATCGTCTGCTGTTTCAGGTGTCGGCGGAAGCGGTGATGATCGTCGATGCGGCAAGCGAACTGGTCGTCGATGCCAATCCGGCGACGCTTGCTCTGTTCGACGTCAGTGCGCCGCAGATGCTGAACTCTTCGATGGCGAGCCATTTTGCTGCGGCCGATCAGCAGGCGGTGCTGAATCTGCTGGCCGATGTCCGCTCGAGCGGCCGCGACGGCCGCGCCCGTGTCCGCCTCGCCAATGAGGGGCGCGGATGCGATCTGTCGGCGTCGTTGTTCCGCCAGGAGAATGCCGCACTGTTCCTGGTCCGGCTGGCGTCGTCTGATTCATTGCCGGAAGGTGCCTTCGCGAAGGCGACGTCGGTGCTGGTGAGATATTTCGAGGCAGCAGCGGATGGGCTCGTGATCACCCAGTTCGATGGCCGCGTGGTGAGGGCGAATCTGGCTTTTTTGGAAATGGCCCAACTGGGCAGCGCGGAACAGTCGCGCGGCGAACCGCTCGACCGCTGGCTCGGCCGAACCGGCGTCGACCTCAGCGTTGCCTTGGCGAATCTGCGGCAGAACGGATCGATCAAGCTGTTCTCGACCGTCATGCGCGGGGAGTATGGCGCGATCGCCGAGGTCGAGGTCTCGGCCGTGGCGGTGGCGGACAGCGACGACAAGCCATGCTTCGGCTTTGCGATCAGGAATGTGGAGAAGCGACTGTCGAGCGCCACCTCGTCGAAGCGCGAATTGCCGCGCTCGGTGGCGCAGCTCACCGAATTGATCGGCCGCGTGCCGCTGCGCGATCTGGTGCGCGAGACCACCGACGTGATCGAGAAGCTCTCGATCGAGGCGGCGTTGGAATTGACCGGCGACAATCGGGCGTCGGCCGCCGATATGCTCGGCCTCAGCCGTCAGAGCCTCTATGTCAAATTGCGGCGCTATGGGCTTGCCGAACATGCACCAGAAGGAGAGGCGGCGGATGAGTAA